A region of Ochotona princeps isolate mOchPri1 chromosome 2, mOchPri1.hap1, whole genome shotgun sequence DNA encodes the following proteins:
- the GJA9 gene encoding LOW QUALITY PROTEIN: gap junction alpha-9 protein (The sequence of the model RefSeq protein was modified relative to this genomic sequence to represent the inferred CDS: inserted 6 bases in 5 codons; substituted 3 bases at 3 genomic stop codons) translates to GGILEEAPIHSTTIXKLWLPVLITFXMLXLSAAAEDVWANEQSGCLCNTQQAGCRDACYARAVPISXVRYWALWVIFVSLPFQVYMGRTLYXQKVLEKERQRVKVQLRGELEGGLEMSGDGGHXEREHCQLGQRTPSRARLRESLQCTYVIHILTRSALEVGLMRGQQLXLHLDPLVKCHRWPYPNIMDCSVPXPMEKTVFLLFMQFVATIFFLSLLHPNV, encoded by the exons GGAGGCattctggaggaagctcccatcCACTCCACCACGA TAAAGCTCTGGCTCCCTGTCCTGATCACGTTTTGAATGC GTTTGAGTGCAGCAGCTGAGGACGTGTGGGCCAATGAGCAGTCCGGCTGCCTCTGCAACACACAACAGGCAGGCTGCAGGGACGCATGCTACGCCCGGGCTGTCCCCATCTC CGTCAGGTACTGGGCGCTGTGGGTGATCTTTGTGTCTTTGCCGTTTCAGGTCTACATGGGCCGTACTTTGTACTGACAGAAGGTTctggagaaagagaggcagagggtgAAAGTGCAATTAAGGGGAGAACTGGAGGGAGGCCTGGAAATGTCTGGGGACGGGGGAC CGGAGCGGGAGCACTGCCAGTTGGGACAGAGGACACCAAGCCGAGCTCGGCTCCGGGAAAGCCTGCAGTGCACCTATGTGATCCACATTCTTACTCGCTCTGCGCTGGAAGTGGGGCTCATGAGGGGCCAACAGC TATTGCACCTGGACCCTCTGGTTAAATGTCACAGGTGGCCCTATCCAAACATAATGGACTGTTCTGTGCCATGACCCATGGAAAAGACAGTATTCCTATTATTCATGCAATTCGTagctactattttttttctgtctct gcTGCACCCAAATGTGTAA
- the MYCBP gene encoding C-Myc-binding protein, which yields MSSAVPSPPATVSGASDAVAAVTMAHYKAADSKREQFRRYLEKSGVLDTLTKVLVALYEEPEKPNSALDFLKHHLGAATPENPEIELLRLELAEMKEKYEAIVEENKKLKTKLAQYEPPQEEKRAE from the exons ATGAGCAGTGCCGTCCCGAGCCCGCCAGCCACGGTCTCCGGCGCCAGCGACGCCGTTGCCGCTGTCACTATGGCCCATTACAAA GCCGCCGACTCGAAGCGCGAGCAGTTCCGGAGGTACTTGGAGAAGTCGGGGGTGCTGGACACGCTGACCAAGG TGTTGGTAGCCTTATATGAAGAACCAGAGAAACCTAATAGTGCTTTGGA CTTTTTAAAGCATCACTTAGGAGCTGCTACCCCAGAAAATCCAGAGATAGAGCTGCTTCGCCTAGAATTggcagaaatgaaagaaaaatatgaagctattgtagaagaaaataaaaaactgaaaacaaag CTTGCTCAGTATGAACCACCTCAGGAGGAGAAGCGTGCTGAATAG